A stretch of Macadamia integrifolia cultivar HAES 741 chromosome 7, SCU_Mint_v3, whole genome shotgun sequence DNA encodes these proteins:
- the LOC122085210 gene encoding polygalacturonase non-catalytic subunit AroGP2-like codes for MTHSILLLGLLIVAHYYSGSQAKNAFSQYWEEHIIDLPHPPNWLAAKASPLSHHQVAVFVKLIEENELYSHLRSFCKQANAACSTNALVKKKTTDITLPPTAQWNGDKLKYEDFPNETPLSVASQGGLPYFRKSMVKEGGFIHVPDLRDPMSYKSFLPQSMALKIPFSLARKNQLKQLFGVVDKSVMDEYIENTLEICEKRLIGGEKGTCAVSAEDLIDFVVEKLGHHIRLWSTKSIEGSYENVTIGVVRLIYGNLLKPPVLCHSMPFLFQVYYCHVLPKVKVYAVDIHARKKVNHAIMACHYDTSSWNPNHIAFRLLGFGPGLIEVCHWINENGVVWTPTLD; via the exons ATGACACATTCCATTTTGTTGCTTGGACTTCTAATAGTAGCACACTATTAtagt GGTTCTCAAGCAAAAAATGCTTTTTCACAGTACTGGGAAGAGCATATTATTGATCTTCCACACCCTCCAAATTGGTTAGCTGCTAAGGCTTCTCCATTAAGTCACCATCAAGTGGCAGTGTTTGTGAAACTTATTGAGGAAAATGAATTGTATTCTCACCTACGTTCGTTCTGTAAGCAGGCTAATGCTGCTTGTTCTACAAATGCACtggtgaagaagaaaacgacAGACATAACTTTGCCACCAACAGCCCAGTGGAATGGTGACAAACTGAAATATGAAGACTTTCCAAATGAAACACCATTGTCGGTTGCTAGCCAAGGGGGATTACCATATTTTCGGAAGTCAATGGTTAAGGAGGGAGGTTTCATACATGTCCCTGATCTAAGGGACCCAATGTCTTATAAATCATTCTTGCCACAATCTATGGCattaaaaatcccattttccttaGCTCGGAAAAATCAATTAAAGCAGCTTTTTGGTGTGGTGGATAAATCAGTTATGGATGAGTATATTGAAAACACCCTTGAGATATGTGAGAAAAGACTTATTGGAGGTGAAAAAGGAACTTGTGCAGTTTCAGCAGAAGATCTAATTGATTTTGTTGTCGAGAAATTAGGGCATCATATACGCTTATGGAGTACTAAGAGCATTGAAGGATCTTATGAGAATGTTACAATTGGAGTTGTGAGACTCATCTATGGAAACCTCTTAAAACCACCAGTCTTATGTCATAGTATGCCATTTCTATTTCAAGTCTATTATTGTCATGTATTACCTAAAGTAAAAGTATATGCAGTTGATATACATGcaaggaagaaagtgaatcatGCCATCATGGCATGCCACTATGATACATCATCTTGGAATCCTAACCATATTGCTTTTAGGCTGCTAGGTTTTGGCCCTGGCCTAATTGAAGTCTGCCATTGGATAAATGAGAATGGAGTGGTTTGGACACCAACTCTAGATTGA